From Rana temporaria chromosome 5, aRanTem1.1, whole genome shotgun sequence:
AACCGAtgcaaaaagggaaaaatatgAAACTTAATCATTGTCTTCTATGATACTGATCTCATTATAGTATGAATGACTAAGCACTGAGTCATTGTTACATTTACTTTTATTATACTAATTCTGTAGATTGTGATATCATAAGAAATTTTATAATGATAATGCTTTATTTCAAACCATAgggctaaaaacattttttttccctggagACAATTAAAGTCCTACATGTTTTTATTCTTCCTCCACATTTGAGGGAAAATATCTGAAAGTACCCACATTATCACACATTTGTTCATCATTGAGGACTGTGCCACAGGAAGAAAATTAAGGCAGCTCAGTTACATCCCATGACCACAGGGAAGACAGCTCCTAAAAGGTACttacagtatctcataaaagttTCTCACatgcctcacatttttgtaaatattttattatatcttttcatgtgacaacactgaagaaattacactttgttacaatgtaaagtagtgagtgtacagcttgtataacagtgtaaattttctgtcccgtcaaaataactcaacacacagccattatatctaaactgctggcaacaaaagtgagtacacccctagatgaaaatgtccaaattgggcccaattcgtaattttctctccccggtgtcatgtgactcaatgttacaaggtctcaggtgtgaatggggagcaggtgtgttaaatttggtgttatcgctcttactctctcatactggtcactggaagtttaacattgcacctcatggcaaagaacccgctgagaatctgaaaaaaataattgtcgcTCTACATAaaactataagaagattgccaagaccctgaaactgagctgcagcgcggtggctaagaccatacagcagtttaacaggacaggttccactcaaaatAGGCTTTGCCattgtcgaccaaagaagttgagtgcacatgctcagcgtcatatccagaggttgtcttttggaaataaacatatgagtgctgccagcattgctgcagaggttgaaggggtagggGGGTCAgccagttttctgaagacaggcagactaaggacatggattactggaactatatcctgtggtctgatgagaccaagataaacttattggtgtcaagtgtgtgtggcggcaaccaggtgaggagtacagcatggtggtgggagtttcATGGTATGGGGCTGTATGAgtactgccggcactggggacctacagttcattgagggaaccatgaatgccatgtactgtgacatactgaagcagagcatgatcaccttccttcggagactgggccgcagggcagtattttttaaacatgataatgaccccaaacacacctccaagacgaccactgccttgctaatgaagctgagggtaaaggtgatggactggccaagcatgtttccagacctaaaccctactgaGCATCTATGGGGCATTCTCAAACAGAAGGTAGAAGCACGCAAGGCTTCTAacttccaccagctccatgatgtcgtcatggagaagtggaagaggaatccagtggcaacctgtgaagctctgatgaactccatgtccaaaagggttaaggcagtgctggaaaataatggtggccacacaatatattgacactttgggcccaatttggacattttcacttaggggtgtactcacttttgttggaaTTGTCAGAATGTtgtaatgttggctcaaacttgtgtctgaaattccgaatgtcaagatagtggtgacatacaacactgcgacgagccgagaaaaattaagttcaatgattctgagaatgtgtcaaattgattccgagcatgcatagaatttatgtgcgtcggaattggctacagacaatcaaaatttccgacaagaacttttgttgtcggaaaaattgagaaccagctctcaaacatttgttgtcggaaatttgactgcaaatgtccgatggagcatacacatggtcggattttccgacaacaagcacacatcgaacatttgttgttggaaattccgaccgtgtgtatgcggcaaaagAGTAGAGCAGTGAGGCACAGTCATTGTGTAACACTCCTGAGCAAAATGAGGCAACTATGTATATGAGTATTTATGGCTGGCCCCATGTACATAAACTGAATATTTATAAGAtacatgctaaaaaaaatgtcattagaacATTAACATTCATTTACATTATTTACATTATACAATTCGTAGAAATATAAATATTATCCCTTTAAATTAACCAGCTTTTCTATTTATGAAGGAGtagcatatacagtattttaaaacatttattttgcccATCCGGTCATTTGAACCTACCTCTGCATATAGGAACAGGGAAATCCCAAGATGCTGTGTTTGCTGAATTTGCTATACACGTAAGCAGTGGATGACCATCCAAAATGTATCCTGTTACACAACTATATTGGATTTTGTCGCCAATATCAAACTTTATTCCAGACAGAACACCCTTCGGTGGTACTCCAGGGTTCCCACAGGAGCTGCTCCGTAATTCTGTGAAAGGAGATGAAGTTATGAGGTCAAAATCATAATTATAGGCTAGTCAAAGTTTAGCTTCATAAACACAATTCATGAACTTTGTTTAATCATAATATCATATTAATGCATTCATAAATTGTCAAGAGAGAGATGACACAAAAGGTTGAGAAGTACTTACGACTGAAAAGGAAATTAATTCCTGACTGATTTTAATTTACTCCTGAAATTATTGTGGCATTTTATAAATCTGTCTTATAGAATAAGTGCACATTTAACACATCTTAGCTTCCTTTACTATAGCTgtgaaaagttaaaaaatataatcTTTCACATTTTCTTTACCCTTGAAAGCTTTACTGAAATCTTCATTGGCTGTGCCATTTAAAATGTCTTGATTTATCGGAAAACTGTCGGCAGACACAGGAATATCTTCATACATCGCCATAGCAAATAAAGTATCTCTACCATCTCTTTATATCTCTGTTGCTCAACCTGCAGCCCAAAGGCTATATGAGGCCCAATATTAATGTGTGGCTTTGGGATCCTATAGTGGGAATAGGAGCATTGATTTGTAAAGGGGTAGCAGTGATCCCTACTAGCCTCATGGAACATGCCCTATTGCCTTCTGCACCACTTCTACAGTTTTCAGCCAAACATAGatgtctgtggtctctgaccatcatGTCTACAGTGTTATTACTCAGTttcttcactttgcaagggaatgttCCCTTAGCTTAGAgaataaggtgaagctctgctaGCTTCTTTAATcgaatcatatgcaagcaaaaaaaactgttttttataCTCTTCTAATTTGGATGATTTCCCTACCATTAGGAGTGAGTGGAGAGTTGTTGCGACAAAATTAATTTAACCCATGGTTACATTTcaacaaaatgaaatttttaattgCTTCTTTATTTAGAGAGTGTGGCTGTTTTGTGGGGGTAATTTAAGCAGTTtagaatatttctaaacatgtggtGTGTCTGATGACTGAGGCAGTGTTTTCTAAGATTATGTGGCCTTGCAGTACCGTAAAACAAGTGGGAACACCAAAACATTGATGTTGGACTGATTTGCTAAAGGAAACAATTTTTGGTGTTGATTGTTTTGTGAGTACACAATACAGACTGTTTACTTTTATAAATGTCTGGCTGGTgatcaccttcagtactgactCCAATGCATTTTACTAAGAAAATGTTCCAATTTTCAACTCCCATCATATCTCCCAGTTTTGTTTATCCCAAGCAAACATACTACACCAAAATACAAGCCTCATATAGTTCTCAAGCTCCTAGGCAGACATCTTTTCAATATGACCCTATGCAGGAAGACTTTATATATTTTATCAGATTAAAATGTCCTTGACTAGACAACAACATGGAAATTAAAGCGTGAGCCTTGGTGTCGTCCTCAACCATGCTGTaagctataataataataattttagttgATGGAGTGGCATGCAGGGAAATCTCAAAAAAGGGAACCTCAAGCATCTATGAAAAATGTGGTCCAAACTTATATTGCACTGAAAAGTCCTGAACCCTGCTGTCAGAAAATAATAGATGGAAGTCTTAGCTTTAGTACTATAGGCAACACTACATAGAACAATTTAATGTCAAAAAGTAGTTACACAAATACGTTTGCCACCAAACTAGTGGATTGGGGAGCAAGGCTTCAATGAATTAACCCTTATCCAGGGGGGTTTGAAATTCCCTTCTCCTGCATGAAAATGTGTCTTTAGTAGTATTGAGTATATTACAGATCGCATTACCAAGTAAAGACACACTTGGAAAGTAATCAGTGGCAAGAAACAAGGTGAGTggagtattgcatttttttttgggggggggggcagaactggtTCAAGGTTTGCACTGGGGCTCCTAAAGTCACTAGACCTAACACAGTTGCCTTTCTCACCCTTTTCTTCAAGCAAGTTCAAAACATACCCTATAACTGACATATTTTACcccacctctctccccccctactTTTGCTCGTACAAGTAAGCATTAGCTAAAACCTACTGTatataataatggtaaacagttCTACGCTCAAAGAAGGCATTTGCTAGAATACATTTTAAACATTAATAAGGTATACTACTTCAAGAAAACAGTAAGTACATATACAATGTAAATGTACTGTATGACAGTCCAATTTTACCTTTTGTCCTTGGGCAATAAAATAATTGACACATGGTCTACGTTATAACTTGCCGCTTGC
This genomic window contains:
- the LOC120941320 gene encoding CUB and sushi domain-containing protein 3-like gives rise to the protein MYEDIPVSADSFPINQDILNGTANEDFSKAFKELRSSSCGNPGVPPKGVLSGIKFDIGDKIQYSCVTGYILDGHPLLTCIANSANTASWDFPVPICRAEDACGGTVRGTNGIISSPGFPNEYHNNADCTWTIFTEPGDTISLVFTDFQMEEKYDYLEVEGSEPLKIW